From Bradyrhizobium sp. 4:
ATTGCGCGAGGTGTTTCGGCTGCTCGATCCCGGCGTGGTCTTGAATCTGCGCGATGCACTATCGCTTCAGCGCTTCAAGGATTTCGCCCCAAATCGTGCGCATCTCGTCTCCGATTCCGCATTCATGCTGGTGCCGCAGCCGGAGACTGCGGCTGTGACGCAGATTGAGGCCGCGATTGCGGAGCAGCGCAGACAGGGACGCAACGTCTTTGTCTTCAATATCCACCCGATGTTGTTCAGGAAATCCGAGCCGGCCAAATTGCAGCGAATGATCGAACTCGCGGCGAGCGCAATGGGGCGCATGTCTCGAGAGCATAACGCGAGCTGGGTGTTGCTCGCGCACGACTATCGTCCGGGGATCGCTGACGATATTTGCCTTCGACCGCTGGCTGGTCGCCTGCGCGCGGCGCTGGGCGACCATATTCATCATGTCGAGCACATTCTGTCGGCAAGCGAGATCAAGGCGGTCGTCGGTCTGGTGGACGGCGTCGTCACCGGCCGCATGCATCTGGCGATTGCGGCTCTCGGACAGGGAACGCCGGTTGCGGCCATCACATACCAGGATAAGTTCCAGGGTCTGTTCGCTCATTTCGGTGTGAGCGAATCGCTTCTTCTCTCACCGGAGCAACTTCTCGCGGGAGACAATCTCGAGAAGTTTCTGCTGAGGTTCCTTGGCGCCTACGAGACGGCTGGCGCGCAGGTCCGCAATATGTTGCCGACAGTCATGGAGCTGTCGCGCGCCAACATCGCTCCGCTGCGGGGCGATGGTTTGATGTCGGTTGACGCGGCGTCCAACGGTAAGGTCGCCTGAGAGAAGCGGGCGGACGTCAGTTGGCGGCCTGCTCCGTCTCGTCGAAACGCACGGACGTCTTGGTGGCAGGCGCCTTGTTGGTGACAGACGTCTTGGCGGACGATTGCGCTTTGCGAGGCGATCCAAATCCGATGTCGGCCGCACGATTGATCAGGCGCCGCGCCGGGTTCTCGAAATAGGCATAGGTGCGATCGGCGATGATGGTCAGGATCGCGCAGCAGGCCAGGGCGAAGAGGCCAAATTGATCCGGACGCAGCCCAAGCGCGGTCCATAACGGCTTGAACACGGCGATGAGCACGGCGTCGTGCAGCATGTAGATCGAATATGAGGTGTTGCCGAGCCGCCCGAGGAGGCGGCTGCCGGGAATTTGCACGAAGGCGCTCTCCCCGACGGCGGTGAGCAGGATCGCGCAGGAGAACAGAATGATGGCCAGATCCGGCTTGGCGAAGACGTTCAGAACAAGCACGGAGATCCCGAACAGGGCGATGCCGGCGAAGACGACCGGCTTGTGCCGATACGGTTGCGACAACCTGAACAATATGGCGAGCAGGATTCCATTCAGGAAGCTCGGCAGCGCACGGAGCATCCCGTAGTCGTAATTGGCTCCATACATCTGCGATCGTTCTTGCCAGATCGGCAGATGGCCGTGGGCCAGGACCAGATAGAGCGCGGCAACGCTGGCGGCCAGCACCAGCGGATGGACCTTGCGTGCAAGCAGCATAAGCAGGGGAAAGATCAGATAGCAGAAAAATTCCGCGCTGATCGACCAGGACGGAGAGTTGAAGCTCAAATGATCGGTAACGCCCCAGGCTTGAAGCAGCACGAGGTTGTACAGGAAGTCCAGCGGCGTGGACCTCGCCGATCGGTCCAGACCGAACCCGATCAGCAATGCGAACACGAGTAGAGTCAGAAGATGCAGCGGATAGATCCGCGCGATGCGGCGGATCATGAATCGGGAATATGCCTTGAGACCACGGGCGTCAGAGGGATAGGAATAGGAGATCACGAATCCGGACAAGATGAAGAACATGTCCACGAAAAGGCCATAAGATCCGTTCCAGACCGGTGCAACGCCGCTGTCGATGGTCTTCAGATGGAAAATGAAAACGCCGAGAGCGGCAACGAAACGATAGAAGTCGAGAACGACGAACCGTCTGGCTTCATTGGCTTCCATCGTGTGTCGAATTCCTTGCGTGACGCTACCTTCTGCTTAGCGGTGAATTGTGACGCAAGTTCGCTGGGCCGCGTTCGACGGCAGGCGAATAGCCATTATGCGGCTTATGCCTCGCGACAAGGCAGCCGCCTAATTATTGAACGGCGCCGGAACTTGCCTGAGCTGGCCCCGACGCCTGAGATGTTGATGCGATCCTGCAGACAATTCACCGTGGTCAGACGAACAGGAAATCGTGGCTCGTCAGGCTGGCGACGTTGACATTCTTCAGGAGGATCGAGTCGCTGGCCGAAAGCGTGACCAGGGCGTTCGCGCCGGACTGCGTGATTTGCAGATGGCTATAGTCCGCGGCGAGGAGCTTCGAGATCTGGAGCACGTCGTGAGTGGCGGCGTTGCCGGCCTGGAAGTTGACGATCTGGTCTTGGCCGTGATCGTAGGCGATCGTGGTCGAGCTCGGCGCCGCCGAGAACAGGTCATTGCCGGCCCCGCCCTGGATCGTCACGCCGGTGGCAACCGCCGTGACGTTGTGCGTGCCATCGGTTTTGGTGGCGTCGAAGAACTGGAGTGCGTTGGCCGAATTGTAGTTCTCGTGTTGCGTCGTGCCGGCCTGTCCGTTGAAGTTGAACAGGAAGACGTCCTTCGAACCGTCGGCATTGTTGGCGATCTCCTGGGTCTTGGAACCGGAGCCGTCGTAGATGTCGGTCAGCTTGCTGCCGTCGTTGTTGGTGACCTGGGTATAGTCCAGGGTGCCATCGGCGTGGGTCCGGGTAAGCTCGACGATATGCCCGGAGGCATCGAGGTGCTGATGCTGTGTGGTGTAGGACTGCCCCTTGATGTTGTAGCTCCAATTGTCCGACGTGCCATCGGCGTTGGTAATGTACGCGGCGGTTTTGACGCCGTTGGTGTAGGCGGTCGTGGAGCTATAGCCGTCGATCTTCGTCGTCACCTCGCTGGTCAGAACGCCCTTGGCGTCGTACCAGTCCGAGGTTTTGGTCCCATCTGAGCTCTGGACAAGCGTGAAGGCGAGGCTGCTATCGGCGTGGGTGCGCACGATGTTGGTGAGGAAGCCGGTCGAATCGTAGCTGTCGTGCTCGTTCGTGTAGGTCTGCCCCACGATGTTGAACTGGAAGACGTCCTTCGAACCGTTGGCGTGGTAATCGGTCTCCGTCATCTTGACGCCGGAGGCATTGTAGTTGCTCACCACGCTGCCGTCGCTATTGACGACCTGGCTGTAGTCGAGCGACCCGTCGGCGTGCGTGCGGACGACTTCGGTTGTGACACCGGAGGGGTCGAGGTGCTGGTACTGCGTGGTATAGCTCTGACCTGTAATGTTGTAGCTGTAATTGTCGTGGCTCTGGTCCGCATTGGTGATGTAGGCGGCGGTCTTCACGCCGTTGGTGTAGATCGTCGTTGCGCTGTAGCCGCTCGTCTTTTCCAGGACCTCACTGGTGAGAATGCCGCTGGCGTCGTACCAGTCCGAGACTTTGGTGCCGTCGCTGCTCTGCTGCAGCTTGAAGGCCAGGCTGCCATCGGCGTGCGTGCGAACCAGCGAGGTGAGGAAGCCTGCCGCATCGTAGATATCGTGCTCGGTCGTGTAGGTCTGGCCGGTTATGTTGAGAAGCCAGATATCCTTGCTGCCATCGGCGTTGTAGTCGGTTTCCTTCGTCCTCGTTCCCGCTGCGTTGTAGTTGGTGACGACGCTGCTGCCGTCGTTGTTGATGACTTGCGTATAGTCGAGCGTGCCGTCCGCATGCTTGCGGGTCACGGCCGTTACCTTGCCGGATGGATCGACGTGTTGGATCAGTGTGCTGTAGCTCTGGCCGGTGATGCCATAGGCGTAATTGTCCTGGCTGCCGTCGGCATTCTTGACATAGGCGTTGGTCTTGACGCCGTTGCTGTAGAGCGTCGTCGAGCTGAAACCGTCGGCCTTTTGGACGACTTCGCTGGTGAGGCCGCCGGCGGCATTGTACCAATCGGTCGTCTTGGTACCGTCCGTCGTTTGCGTCAGCTTGAACGCCAGGCTGCCATCGGTGTGGAGGCGCGTCAGGGTCGTGAGAAAGCCGGTCGTATCGTAAACGTCGTGCTCGGTCGCATAGTTCTGCCCCTTGATGTTGTAGGTCCAGACGTCCTTGCTGCGATCGGCATGGTAGTCGGTCTCGATCAGCTTGACCCCCGTGGCGCTATAGGTGGTGATCACGCGACTGCTGTCGCTGTTGTAGACCTGTGTCGAATCGAGCGAGCCGTCGGCATGGCTGCGGACCACCGAAGTGACCTTGCCAGTCGAATCGAGGTGCTGGACCTGGCTCGTGTAGCTCTGCCCCTTGATGTTGTAGGTATAGTTGTCCTGGGTGTGGTCGGCGTTCTTGACATAGACCGTGGTCTTCACGCCGTTGGTGTAGATGGTCGTCGAATAATAGCCGTCCGACTTTTGCAAGACTTCGCTGAGAAGCGTGCCGGTCGTGTTGTAGGTGTCGGTGGTCTTGGTTCCGTCGGTAGCGAAATGGACGGAGGTGGTCTTTACGCCACCGGTGTAGCCGATCGCGTCTTTGGACCCGTCGGTGTAGACGATCGTGGTCGAAATAGGCAGTCCGCTTGCGTTCAGGCCGGTGTCCGCTTTCGACAGGAGGTTGCCGCTGGCGTCATACGTTTTTGTGCTGCTCCAGGTCGCGGCCGAGTTCGTGACCGAGAAGGAATGGCCGCCCTGGATCTTGGACAGTGCGCTGCCGTAATGCGCGATCATATAGTCCATCGTCGCTTTCGAAGCGACGGGCAGGACATGCGAGTCGGTTAGCGTGATGGTTTTAAGCGCCGTCGACGTGCTCAGGTCGGACAGTTGCGGCACGATCTCGGCAGCCGTACCGCTGACACTGGTTCGGGTGTCCGGCGGAATCGGGGTGGTCGCAGGCGCGTCGATCTCGATGATCAGCGGGTGATCGCTGACCGGAATCGTAATGGTGCTGACGTCCGTGTAGCTCGCGATCGCGGTGGTTCCGGTCAGCGTGTCGTACACCTTGACCGAGTGATGCATGCCACCCAGATTCACCGTGACCGTCTGGGTTGGATTGGAGATCTCGGCATCGGCCGCATCATTCCAGAGCTTCGGCTCCGCCCAAACGACCAGCTCGTAGGCGCCATTGCTCTTGCCGAGCACCATGCTGTTGCCCGAGGCCGGCATGTTGCTCAGCGTGTAGTTCAATGGATTAGTCGGCTGCAGGCCGCCCTTGCCGTCATCGGCCAGAATGCTCGTCAGGTTGTGAATTGCCGTCGCGGCGAGCTTCGGCGTTCCGTCGGAGTTGAATAAGCCGAAGTTGGCTTCGGGATTGGTGTTGCTGGCGGACGAGTCGCGGTCGAACATCTCGTAGAGATAGGTCGCGCTCACGCCAGCCTTGTAGGCATCGACCAGGGTGTTCAAGATCGACTTGGCCTGCACCGTCTCGTCGACGCCGAGATATTGAGTGTTGGCCTGGGTGGTGTAGCCGGTCTCCGTAATCACGACGGGCTTTCCCGGCGCCGCGGTCGAGACGGCGCTCAACGTGGCGGCAAGTGAGCTGCTGGTCGTCAAGCTGGTGCTGACATAGGCATGCGCATTGGCGAAATCGGCCGAGCCCGACATGTTGCCGAGCTGGCTGTAGCCTTGGGGATCGTTGTAGGCGAGCGACAGATTGAACACGGGAATGCTGGAAAGCGTGCCGTCTGCCTTGACCGCCTGATAGAGCGCGCTTTGGAACTGGGACGCGGCGCCAAGGCTCGAGCTGCCATTGTAGCTGAAGGGCTGGTGATTGGCCTCGTTGAGGCCCTCGATGGCGCTGATGCTGCCCGGATGGCTCGCCACGAACTTCTCGAGCGAAACGATATACTTCTGAAGGCCGGCCGCACCCAGCTGGGGTAGGGCGGATGACACCAGGAAGTCGAACTTGTAGCCGGCAGCCGCCAGCCCTTCAACGACCGGTTGTGCCGCGGGGCTGGTTCCCATCGCGTCGCGCAGGTGGGTGACGCCGAGATACTTCAGGTCATCGACCATCAATGCGAGGTTATTGTAGTCGGTCCACCCGAAGCCGGCATGCGTGTTGACGCCGATGGAGTTGATGAAGCCGCTTGCGGAGAGGATGGTTTGATCTGACGACATTTCACACTCGAATTTCTACGCGAACGAAATTGCTCGCAGGGATTTGCGTTCAACCTTCTCGATCGAGTGTGAATTTCAGATAAAAATCGGAGCTACAAATCGAGAGCGATCAGCAGTTCCTCGCAGGAACAGGTCGACTCTGATTCAAGACAATAACGATGTCGTGCCGACGCAGCATGACCTGAACATGGCGCTTCCAAGAATTCGCAGAGTTTCACTGCTGAATAAATTCGCATGTCGCGCTTCAATGATGCATGTGAGTTCGGGCGTGGATGCGGTGAAACGTCAGGTCGACCCGATGCGCTGGTAGAATTTTGCCGGTACGAGCAAACCATTCAGTATTCTCGTACTGGTTGACAGTCACTTTGCCGCATTTTGGGGCGAAGTAGAGAGTTCCACGGTAGGAACTTCGCGAACACGAGCGGAGTGTCAGTCGCCTCAGCTCCAAAGAGGATTTGTGACGGGAACCGGTCGACAGATCAGCTTGGGCGGGCCATGAGGAGAAAGTTTCCGCGCCAGCCGACCGCAGCCGTGACGATTGCGGCGATGACGATTTTTCCGGCAAGCCACGTCACCGGTTCGCTCGGCGCATGACTTAACGACGCGATCAGGATGGCGGCTGCGAGCGCCTGAAGCACTAGGGGCCAGCGCGGGAACGCCTCGAATCTGAGGGTAGGGCCAAGCCCGGCCGAGATCGCTGCGAGCGTGGCGATCGAGGCGCAGGTGACTGCTGCTTGCGGCGACAGGCCGGCCCAGACCGCAACCAGGGAGAACGCCGCAACCATTGCAAGCTGCCCGGCAGCGACGAGGACGAGCCTTGTCGCGAGCTTTTCCAGGTGGGGAACGACCGCGATCGTCGCCTGCAGGTGGGTATGGAGGAAATAGAAGGCCGCCACTGCCGGCCCTGTCGCCAGGAAGCCCTCGACGCTCTCCCGCGGGACCAGGATGCGGGCCGCGTCCGGAATGAAGGCGACAAGCCCGCCCAGCAGGACCAGGGTCGTGCAGATCATGAACTCGAACATGTGCCGCGCCGATTGTCTCGATGTCGTGGCGCTCCCGTGCTCGAAATCATTGACCACTTCAGGATAGCTCACGGTGTGGATCGCCGCATTGAGGACCCAGAAGGGACGTTGCAGCAGGTCGAGCGCAATGGAAAATCCTGCACCGGCTCCTGTGGCGCCGAGTCGCCCGACGACGATGATACGAAGCAGAACCGGCACGGACAAATGGATCACGGACGCGCCGGCTGCAAGCATGCCGTAACGCGAGAAGTCCTTCCAGTCAGCCAGCATTGTTCGCAGCGACACGCGATCCAGCGGCGTGCGATATGCGATGAGACCGGCAAGGAGCCCAAGCATGTGACCCAATGCGATGCCGAGCAGCGTCGCTTCGGCCGTGCCTGAGATCATTCCGCCCGAGACGGCCCCGCCCAAAAGAGCCGTCGCACGCAAGGCAAGAAGGCAGGCGGCGGTCCCCAGCCGGTTCGACAGACGTACCGATAAGAAATACAAATCGGTCGAGCCCTGAAGTACGGCCACGCTCAGGCCGAGGACGACCAGCCGTGGCGTGAGGCCGCTGATCAAGGAGGCGCAGCTCCCGACGGCAACGAGCGCGCCGGCGCTCATGAGCGCGGCTGCAAAGAGCGACGATCTCAGTCGAGCAGCCTCGCTCTCCTTGGCGGCCGCAAGAAAGCGCAGCCCCGCGAGCTGCAGCCACTCGAACATGAGGACGCAGAGCAATTGGCTCGAGGCCATTGCGAGGGAATAATTGGTGTAGTCGGCGGCAGGCAACAGGTGACTGATCACAAAGATCAGGATGATCGCTGCTGCGCTTTGGTAAACGTAGCCGGCGATCGCGAAGAGACGTGTCATCTCGGAATGAAGCTACTCTTTGGCACTGCATGCGCATGCGGCGCCCCGGCTATTGCCGGGCGCACCGACGACATCCGTTGCTGACGCAGTTGTTCATACAGGTTCTTGTACGACGACAATACGTCGGAAAAGATCCACTTGTTCGTGTCCGCGATAAGCCGCCGGCTGATCTCGTCGATCTTGTGTGGATCCGCCGCGATTTCGCGCATGCTCCTGGCCAGAGATTGTGGATCCGCTTCGGTCAACCACCCCGTCATGCCATGCTCGATCGCCTCCGGCATGCCGCCAAAGTGCGTACCGAGCAGCGGCCTGCCCGCCGCCTTGGCATCCGCGACGACGAGCGGGCCGGGATCGTGCCAGATGGACGGCGCGACCACGACGTCGACTTGCCTGTAGAATTCATCGGGAGATACGAATCCCATGAACTCGACCCGCGCATGCGGCGCCAGTGCTCTCAGGCGCTGTTGCTCCTGATCGCTCAAGCGGCCGGCAATCATCATCCGGATCCGATCAGGCGGCAGCATGGCAAGCGCTCGCATGAGATTGTCGATGCCCTTCTCCTCGGTGA
This genomic window contains:
- a CDS encoding polysaccharide pyruvyl transferase family protein, whose amino-acid sequence is MKQLIPVPVRKHLRGWLNSAKNTPFAVDLLELRRWQIARKAIGVNAAPRNNPRRLVLLPSDPWSIHQSRGDEAMIEAAVGEMKQAHPNIEVYIVTATKAASAEVRAMGFRPLELWRQPFSYMTMAQELSLTRPDFGMVLGADVLDGYYSPVDAARMLLVADLMAACGAKVSVLGFSFNSRPAKALREVFRLLDPGVVLNLRDALSLQRFKDFAPNRAHLVSDSAFMLVPQPETAAVTQIEAAIAEQRRQGRNVFVFNIHPMLFRKSEPAKLQRMIELAASAMGRMSREHNASWVLLAHDYRPGIADDICLRPLAGRLRAALGDHIHHVEHILSASEIKAVVGLVDGVVTGRMHLAIAALGQGTPVAAITYQDKFQGLFAHFGVSESLLLSPEQLLAGDNLEKFLLRFLGAYETAGAQVRNMLPTVMELSRANIAPLRGDGLMSVDAASNGKVA
- a CDS encoding acyltransferase, giving the protein MEANEARRFVVLDFYRFVAALGVFIFHLKTIDSGVAPVWNGSYGLFVDMFFILSGFVISYSYPSDARGLKAYSRFMIRRIARIYPLHLLTLLVFALLIGFGLDRSARSTPLDFLYNLVLLQAWGVTDHLSFNSPSWSISAEFFCYLIFPLLMLLARKVHPLVLAASVAALYLVLAHGHLPIWQERSQMYGANYDYGMLRALPSFLNGILLAILFRLSQPYRHKPVVFAGIALFGISVLVLNVFAKPDLAIILFSCAILLTAVGESAFVQIPGSRLLGRLGNTSYSIYMLHDAVLIAVFKPLWTALGLRPDQFGLFALACCAILTIIADRTYAYFENPARRLINRAADIGFGSPRKAQSSAKTSVTNKAPATKTSVRFDETEQAAN
- a CDS encoding RHS repeat protein yields the protein MSSDQTILSASGFINSIGVNTHAGFGWTDYNNLALMVDDLKYLGVTHLRDAMGTSPAAQPVVEGLAAAGYKFDFLVSSALPQLGAAGLQKYIVSLEKFVASHPGSISAIEGLNEANHQPFSYNGSSSLGAASQFQSALYQAVKADGTLSSIPVFNLSLAYNDPQGYSQLGNMSGSADFANAHAYVSTSLTTSSSLAATLSAVSTAAPGKPVVITETGYTTQANTQYLGVDETVQAKSILNTLVDAYKAGVSATYLYEMFDRDSSASNTNPEANFGLFNSDGTPKLAATAIHNLTSILADDGKGGLQPTNPLNYTLSNMPASGNSMVLGKSNGAYELVVWAEPKLWNDAADAEISNPTQTVTVNLGGMHHSVKVYDTLTGTTAIASYTDVSTITIPVSDHPLIIEIDAPATTPIPPDTRTSVSGTAAEIVPQLSDLSTSTALKTITLTDSHVLPVASKATMDYMIAHYGSALSKIQGGHSFSVTNSAATWSSTKTYDASGNLLSKADTGLNASGLPISTTIVYTDGSKDAIGYTGGVKTTSVHFATDGTKTTDTYNTTGTLLSEVLQKSDGYYSTTIYTNGVKTTVYVKNADHTQDNYTYNIKGQSYTSQVQHLDSTGKVTSVVRSHADGSLDSTQVYNSDSSRVITTYSATGVKLIETDYHADRSKDVWTYNIKGQNYATEHDVYDTTGFLTTLTRLHTDGSLAFKLTQTTDGTKTTDWYNAAGGLTSEVVQKADGFSSTTLYSNGVKTNAYVKNADGSQDNYAYGITGQSYSTLIQHVDPSGKVTAVTRKHADGTLDYTQVINNDGSSVVTNYNAAGTRTKETDYNADGSKDIWLLNITGQTYTTEHDIYDAAGFLTSLVRTHADGSLAFKLQQSSDGTKVSDWYDASGILTSEVLEKTSGYSATTIYTNGVKTAAYITNADQSHDNYSYNITGQSYTTQYQHLDPSGVTTEVVRTHADGSLDYSQVVNSDGSVVSNYNASGVKMTETDYHANGSKDVFQFNIVGQTYTNEHDSYDSTGFLTNIVRTHADSSLAFTLVQSSDGTKTSDWYDAKGVLTSEVTTKIDGYSSTTAYTNGVKTAAYITNADGTSDNWSYNIKGQSYTTQHQHLDASGHIVELTRTHADGTLDYTQVTNNDGSKLTDIYDGSGSKTQEIANNADGSKDVFLFNFNGQAGTTQHENYNSANALQFFDATKTDGTHNVTAVATGVTIQGGAGNDLFSAAPSSTTIAYDHGQDQIVNFQAGNAATHDVLQISKLLAADYSHLQITQSGANALVTLSASDSILLKNVNVASLTSHDFLFV